The Pirellulales bacterium DNA window GCCGGAGCCTCAGCGGCCGGACCGGCGGCAGCCGCGTCGCCGGAGGCCAAGGCGGCAGCCGATCTGGGCGCCGCCGATAAAGAGGCTGCCGGCAGCCAAAGCGCCAAACTTGCGGAAGCCGAAGCCGCCCCCATGCCCGCCATGGACCTGTGGCAGATGTACCGAAAGGGCGGCCTGCTCATGTATCCCATCACGTTCATGTCGCTGGTGGTCGTGGCATTTGCCATCGAGCGGGCGATCGCTCTGCGGCGCAAGAAAATCATTCCGCGGCAATTGGTCAAAAGCTTCGGCGATCTGGCCGATGCGCCCAACGGCTTCGATCCGCGCCGAGCCTATCGGATTTGCCAACAGATGCCTTGCTCCGCGTCGAACGTCATTCGGGCGGTTCTCTTGCGTGTCGGCCGGCCGCATCCCGAGGTGGAGCGCACCGCGGCCGAAGCCTCGAACCGCGAAACGTGGAAGCTATATCGCAACATTCGCCCGTTGTCGCTGGCCGTCACGGTGACTCCGTTGATGGGCCTGTTGGGCACTTTGCAGGGCATGATCATCGTCTTCTTCCGGATGGCCAACAGTCCGGTCGGCGAGGATCGGGTGCTGGTGCTTTCCGACGGCATCTATCTGAAACTGATCACCGCGTTTTCCGGCCTGCTTGTCGCCGTACCGGCGCTGTTCCTCGCGCACTATTACGAGGGGCGTGTCCAATTGCTGATGCATGATGTCGACGACCTGGTGGAAAGCATGCTGCCGCAAGTGGAGAAATACGAAGGCCGGCTGCGCGTGAGCCGGCAATCGATGAGCCACGAAACGGCGGCTGGCGTCGAACCGCCTCCGCCGCCGGTGGCCCGCTACGTCCCGCCAGAATCGGTCCCCCAAGCCGTGCAAGCTGAATGACGAATATCGAATGACGAATGTCGAATCGACGTTTGGTTTCGGAACTTTCGTCATTCGTGCTTCGTCATTCTTTAGACATTCGTCGTTAGACACTAGACATTGATAAATAAGGTTGATCGCATGGCAGCTCCACCGAAGGGCCCTTTGGCCGGCAATGTGAACATGATGCCGATGATCGACATCTTGTTGCAGCTCGTGATTTTCTTTCTCGTCGCCACGCAGATCACCACCGCCGAGCGTAGCTTGCCGATCGTGTTGCCGCAGGCCAGCGCCGCCAAGCCGCTCACCAGCAAGCCGAAGGAGTTTTTCATCGACATCGATCGCCAAGGCCATTATTACGCTC harbors:
- a CDS encoding MotA/TolQ/ExbB proton channel family protein, which codes for AGASAAGPAAAASPEAKAAADLGAADKEAAGSQSAKLAEAEAAPMPAMDLWQMYRKGGLLMYPITFMSLVVVAFAIERAIALRRKKIIPRQLVKSFGDLADAPNGFDPRRAYRICQQMPCSASNVIRAVLLRVGRPHPEVERTAAEASNRETWKLYRNIRPLSLAVTVTPLMGLLGTLQGMIIVFFRMANSPVGEDRVLVLSDGIYLKLITAFSGLLVAVPALFLAHYYEGRVQLLMHDVDDLVESMLPQVEKYEGRLRVSRQSMSHETAAGVEPPPPPVARYVPPESVPQAVQAE
- a CDS encoding biopolymer transporter ExbD encodes the protein MAAPPKGPLAGNVNMMPMIDILLQLVIFFLVATQITTAERSLPIVLPQASAAKPLTSKPKEFFIDIDRQGHYYAHGAPATLDSLEKQLGQASVDNPQRQSVVIRADKNCVWNHVVAVMNSCNKVGIADYRVTTSEAAN